A window of Drosophila subobscura isolate 14011-0131.10 chromosome E, UCBerk_Dsub_1.0, whole genome shotgun sequence contains these coding sequences:
- the LOC117890413 gene encoding laccase-2 isoform X3 yields the protein MKRKGFKQVITLFSLMTIYLDFPDVEAVRVASLQPKQRVKDNQSDLTPSGSYWQQHVATPSSSTPFESPFYSATHGLVQTHPSLSGGHPRPVPLSSNSLGSGVPVSGATSGNPSLTAGSGYLNSRGSLPSSARYPVNKITGTVVEPNPKSPFRHLDFSTSATAELRRNPALSAPDECARACREGEPPRICYYHFTLEYYTVLGAACQVCTPNATNTVWSHCQCVLADGVERGILTANRMIPGPSIQVCENDKVVIDVENHMEGMEVTIHWHGIWQRGSQYYDGVPFVTQCPIQQGNTFRYQWTGNAGTHFWHAHTGLQKLDGLYGSVVVRQPPSRDPNSHLYDFDLTTHIMLISDWLHEDAAERYPGRLAVNTGQDPESMLINGKGQFRDPNTGFMTNTPLEIFTITPGRRYRFRMINAFASVCPAQVTIEGHGMTVIATDGEPVHPVDVNTIISFSGERYDFVITADQPVGAYWIQLRGLGECGIRRAQQLAILRYARGPYQPASAPPTYDVGIPQGVILNPLDAVCDRKRQDAICVSNLKNAKKVDKGVLVERPDVKIFLPFRFFVYEPKTLFIPNTYNRFLVVPSGDHLTSLVDEISYISPPAPPLSQIDDVPSEYFCNGDNRPPNCGPNCECTHMVDIPLGAIVEVVLVDEVQQVNLSHPFHLHGTAFYVVGLGRSPDKSIKKINLKHALELDRMGMLERDFSKPPLKDTIAVPNNGYVVMRFRADNPGYWLFHCHFLFHIVIGMNLIFHIGTQADLPPVPPRFPTCGDHVPPVTWY from the exons ACAATCAATCGGACCTCACGCCTTCCGGCTCTTACTGGCAGCAGCACGTGGCCACACCCAGCAGCTCGACCCCCTTCGAATCGCCCTTCTATTCGGCCACACATGGCCTCGTACAGACCCACCCCTCTTTAAGTGGGGGTCATCCACGCCCTGTACCTCTGAGTAGCAATAGTTTGGGGTCTGGAGTGCCTGTGTCAGGGGCTACCAGCGGGAACCCATCCCTGACCGCTGGCAGTGGCTATCTCAACTCCCGCGGAAGTCTGCCGAGCTCCGCACGTTATCCAGTCAACAAAATCACCGGAACCGTAGTTGAGCCCAATCCAAAGTCTCCATTTCGTCACTTAGATTTCTCTACAAGTGCGACTGCGGAACTACGACGCAATCCTGCCCTTTCTGCGCCAGACGAATGTGCTCGGGCTTGCCGAGAAGGAGAGCCGCCAAGAATATGCTACTATCACTTTACACTGGAATACTACACCGTCCTGGGCGC CGCTTGCCAGGTATGCACGCCAAATGCAACGAACACTGTTTGGAGTCACTGCCAATGTGTCTTAGCTGATGGCGTTGAGCGTGGAATACTTACAGCGAATCGCATGATACCTGGACCCAGCATTCAGGTGTGCGAAAACGATAAGGTTGTTATTGACGTGGAGAACCATATGGAGGGAATGGAAGTGACCATCCATTGGCACGGTATATGGCAACGTGGTTCGCAATACTATGATGGTGTACCGTTCGTCACCCAGTGTCCCATTCAGCAAGGTAATACTTTCCGTTATCAGTGGACAGGAAATGCTGGCACACACTTCTGGCACGCCCACACAGGTCTTCAGAAACTGGATGGACTTTACGGTAGCGTTGTTGTCCGTCAGCCCCCCTCTAGAGACCCGAACTCGCATCTATATGATTTCGATTTGACCACTCATATAATGCTTATAAGCGACTGGTTGCATGAGGATGCTGCAGAACGCTATCCTGGCCGTCTGGCCGTCAACACAGGTCAAGATCCTGAATCAATGCTGATTAATGGCAAGGGCCAGTTCCGCGACCCCAACACTGGTTTCATGACCAATACACCGCTCGAAATATTTACGATTACACCCGGCCGTCGTTACCGTTTCCGTATGATTAATGCGTTtgcctctgtctgtccggCCCAAGTGACGATAGAGGGTCATGGTATGACTGTTATTGCGACTGATGGTGAGCCTGTTCATCCTGTTGATGTCAACACAATCATTTCCTTCTCAG GCGAGCGATACGATTTCGTTATCACTGCGGATCAGCCCGTAGGAGCATATTGGATACAATTACGTGGCCTTGGTGAGTGCGGCATTCGTCGTGCTCAACAGCTTGCAATTCTACGATACGCCCGTGGTCCATATCAGCCTGCGTCGGCTCCCCCAACATACGATGTAGGAATACCTCAGGGTGTG ATTCTCAACCCACTTGATGCTGTTTGTGATCGCAAACGGCAAGATGCAATTTGCGTTTCAAacttaaaaaatgcaaaaaaggtCGATAAGGGCGTTTTAGTCGAGAGGCCAGATGTGAAAATCTTTTTACCTTTcagattttttgtttatgaacCAAAAACTCTCTTCATACCAAATACATACAACAGATTCTTAG TTGTGCCTAGTGGTGATCATCTGACATCTCTGGTCGATGAAATTTCGTACATATCACCGCCGGCACCCCCTCTTTCACAAATTGATGATGTACCATCAGAATATTTCTGCAACGGTGACAATCGGCCTCCCAACTGTGGACCCAACTGCGAATGCACGCACATGGTCGATATACCTCTCGGAGCGATCGTCGAAGTAGTTTTGGTCGATGAAGTGCAACAGGTTAATCTAAGCCACCCCTTCCATTTACATGGCACTGCATTCTATGTCGTAGGACTGGGCCGCTCGCCggataaatcaataaaaaaaatcaacctAAAACATGCTCTTGAGTTGGACCGAATGGGAATGCTTGAGCGAGATTTCTCGAAGCCTCCACTTAAGGACACGATAGCTGTGCCCAATAACGGATATGTTGTTATGCGGTTTCGAGCTGATAACCCAGGCTATTGGCTTTTCCATTGTCATTTCCTTTTTCACATCGTCATTGGCATGAATTTGATATTCCATATCGGCACGCAAGCTGACCTACCGCCAGTACCACCTCGATTTCCCACGTGCGGAGACCATGTACCACCCGTAACTTGGTACTGA
- the LOC117890413 gene encoding laccase-5 isoform X1, whose protein sequence is MKRKGFKQVITLFSLMTIYLDFPDVEAVRVASLQPKQRVKDNQSDLTPSGSYWQQHVATPSSSTPFESPFYSATHGLVQTHPSLSGGHPRPVPLSSNSLGSGVPVSGATSGNPSLTAGSGYLNSRGSLPSSARYPVNKITGTVVEPNPKSPFRHLDFSTSATAELRRNPALSAPDECARACREGEPPRICYYHFTLEYYTVLGAACQVCTPNATNTVWSHCQCVLADGVERGILTANRMIPGPSIQVCENDKVVIDVENHMEGMEVTIHWHGIWQRGSQYYDGVPFVTQCPIQQGNTFRYQWTGNAGTHFWHAHTGLQKLDGLYGSVVVRQPPSRDPNSHLYDFDLTTHIMLISDWLHEDAAERYPGRLAVNTGQDPESMLINGKGQFRDPNTGFMTNTPLEIFTITPGRRYRFRMINAFASVCPAQVTIEGHGMTVIATDGEPVHPVDVNTIISFSGERYDFVITADQPVGAYWIQLRGLGECGIRRAQQLAILRYARGPYQPASAPPTYDVGIPQGVILNPLDAVCDRKRQDAICVSNLKNAKKVDKGVLVERPDVKIFLPFRFFVYEPKTLFIPNTYNRFLVASDADHLVSLIDEVSYVSPPSPMLSQYNDIPEEYYCNGDNRPSDCGENCQCTHKIDIPLNAIVEVVLVDEVQQINISHPFHLHGTSFYVIGLGRSPDANIKRMNLKHALDLDQRGMLERQYQKPSLKDTVAVPNNGYAVLRFRADNPGFWLFHCHFQYHIVIGMNLVFQIGTLNDLPPVPPNFPRCGNHLPPITPTNVW, encoded by the exons ACAATCAATCGGACCTCACGCCTTCCGGCTCTTACTGGCAGCAGCACGTGGCCACACCCAGCAGCTCGACCCCCTTCGAATCGCCCTTCTATTCGGCCACACATGGCCTCGTACAGACCCACCCCTCTTTAAGTGGGGGTCATCCACGCCCTGTACCTCTGAGTAGCAATAGTTTGGGGTCTGGAGTGCCTGTGTCAGGGGCTACCAGCGGGAACCCATCCCTGACCGCTGGCAGTGGCTATCTCAACTCCCGCGGAAGTCTGCCGAGCTCCGCACGTTATCCAGTCAACAAAATCACCGGAACCGTAGTTGAGCCCAATCCAAAGTCTCCATTTCGTCACTTAGATTTCTCTACAAGTGCGACTGCGGAACTACGACGCAATCCTGCCCTTTCTGCGCCAGACGAATGTGCTCGGGCTTGCCGAGAAGGAGAGCCGCCAAGAATATGCTACTATCACTTTACACTGGAATACTACACCGTCCTGGGCGC CGCTTGCCAGGTATGCACGCCAAATGCAACGAACACTGTTTGGAGTCACTGCCAATGTGTCTTAGCTGATGGCGTTGAGCGTGGAATACTTACAGCGAATCGCATGATACCTGGACCCAGCATTCAGGTGTGCGAAAACGATAAGGTTGTTATTGACGTGGAGAACCATATGGAGGGAATGGAAGTGACCATCCATTGGCACGGTATATGGCAACGTGGTTCGCAATACTATGATGGTGTACCGTTCGTCACCCAGTGTCCCATTCAGCAAGGTAATACTTTCCGTTATCAGTGGACAGGAAATGCTGGCACACACTTCTGGCACGCCCACACAGGTCTTCAGAAACTGGATGGACTTTACGGTAGCGTTGTTGTCCGTCAGCCCCCCTCTAGAGACCCGAACTCGCATCTATATGATTTCGATTTGACCACTCATATAATGCTTATAAGCGACTGGTTGCATGAGGATGCTGCAGAACGCTATCCTGGCCGTCTGGCCGTCAACACAGGTCAAGATCCTGAATCAATGCTGATTAATGGCAAGGGCCAGTTCCGCGACCCCAACACTGGTTTCATGACCAATACACCGCTCGAAATATTTACGATTACACCCGGCCGTCGTTACCGTTTCCGTATGATTAATGCGTTtgcctctgtctgtccggCCCAAGTGACGATAGAGGGTCATGGTATGACTGTTATTGCGACTGATGGTGAGCCTGTTCATCCTGTTGATGTCAACACAATCATTTCCTTCTCAG GCGAGCGATACGATTTCGTTATCACTGCGGATCAGCCCGTAGGAGCATATTGGATACAATTACGTGGCCTTGGTGAGTGCGGCATTCGTCGTGCTCAACAGCTTGCAATTCTACGATACGCCCGTGGTCCATATCAGCCTGCGTCGGCTCCCCCAACATACGATGTAGGAATACCTCAGGGTGTG ATTCTCAACCCACTTGATGCTGTTTGTGATCGCAAACGGCAAGATGCAATTTGCGTTTCAAacttaaaaaatgcaaaaaaggtCGATAAGGGCGTTTTAGTCGAGAGGCCAGATGTGAAAATCTTTTTACCTTTcagattttttgtttatgaacCAAAAACTCTCTTCATACCAAATACATACAACAGATTCTTAG tCGCTTCTGACGCGGACCATCTCGTATCGCTAATCGATGAGGTTTCTTATGTATCGCCACCATCGCCAATGCTTTCACAGTACAACGACATACCTGAGGAGTACTACTGCAACGGGGATAATCGACCATCCGACTGTGGCGAAAACTGTCAATGTACTCACAAGATCGATATACCACTTAATGCAATCGTCGAGGTGGTTCTGGTCGATGAAGTTCAACAGATAAATATTAGCcatccatttcatttgcacgGTACGTCATTTTATGTAATAGGACTTGGACGTTCACCTGACGCAAATATCAAGCGAATGAACTTAAAGCATGCACTGGACTTAGATCAACGCGGTATGCTTGAAAGGCAATATCAGAAGCCCTCGTTAAAGGATACAGTTGCGGTACCAAATAATGGATATGCTGTATTGCGTTTTCGAGCAGACAATCCCGGTTTCTGGCTTTTTCATTGTCATTTCCAATATCACATTGTAATTGGCATGAACTTGGTCTTTCAAATTGGTACTCTTAATGATCTGCCTCCTGTGCCTCCAAACTTCCCGCGATGTGGTAATCATCTACCCCCGATAACGCCCACCAACGTATGGTAG
- the LOC117890413 gene encoding laccase-5 isoform X2, translating into MKRKGFKQVITLFSLMTIYLDFPDVEAVRVASLQPKQRVKDNQSDLTPSGSYWQQHVATPSSSTPFESPFYSATHGLVQTHPSLSGGHPRPVPLSSNSLGSGVPVSGATSGNPSLTAGSGYLNSRGSLPSSARYPVNKITGTVVEPNPKSPFRHLDFSTSATAELRRNPALSAPDECARACREGEPPRICYYHFTLEYYTVLGAACQVCTPNATNTVWSHCQCVLADGVERGILTANRMIPGPSIQVCENDKVVIDVENHMEGMEVTIHWHGIWQRGSQYYDGVPFVTQCPIQQGNTFRYQWTGNAGTHFWHAHTGLQKLDGLYGSVVVRQPPSRDPNSHLYDFDLTTHIMLISDWLHEDAAERYPGRLAVNTGQDPESMLINGKGQFRDPNTGFMTNTPLEIFTITPGRRYRFRMINAFASVCPAQVTIEGHGMTVIATDGEPVHPVDVNTIISFSGERYDFVITADQPVGAYWIQLRGLGECGIRRAQQLAILRYARGPYQPASAPPTYDVGIPQGVVMNPLDAQCNRQRNDAICVSQLKNALEIDRGILAEKPDVKIFLPFRFFVYRAEDLFQPNTYNRFLVAPTGDHVISLIDEISYLSAPAPLTSQYSDINPEQFCNGDNRPADCGPNCMCTHKIDIPLNAIVEVVLVDEVQQPNLSHPFHLHGYGFSVIGIGRSPDSSVKKINLKHALDLDRRGLLHRQYNLPPTKDTIAVPNNGYVVLRFRADNPGFWLFHCHFLFHIVIGMNLILQVGTNADLPPVPPGFPTCGDHTPPIPIN; encoded by the exons ACAATCAATCGGACCTCACGCCTTCCGGCTCTTACTGGCAGCAGCACGTGGCCACACCCAGCAGCTCGACCCCCTTCGAATCGCCCTTCTATTCGGCCACACATGGCCTCGTACAGACCCACCCCTCTTTAAGTGGGGGTCATCCACGCCCTGTACCTCTGAGTAGCAATAGTTTGGGGTCTGGAGTGCCTGTGTCAGGGGCTACCAGCGGGAACCCATCCCTGACCGCTGGCAGTGGCTATCTCAACTCCCGCGGAAGTCTGCCGAGCTCCGCACGTTATCCAGTCAACAAAATCACCGGAACCGTAGTTGAGCCCAATCCAAAGTCTCCATTTCGTCACTTAGATTTCTCTACAAGTGCGACTGCGGAACTACGACGCAATCCTGCCCTTTCTGCGCCAGACGAATGTGCTCGGGCTTGCCGAGAAGGAGAGCCGCCAAGAATATGCTACTATCACTTTACACTGGAATACTACACCGTCCTGGGCGC CGCTTGCCAGGTATGCACGCCAAATGCAACGAACACTGTTTGGAGTCACTGCCAATGTGTCTTAGCTGATGGCGTTGAGCGTGGAATACTTACAGCGAATCGCATGATACCTGGACCCAGCATTCAGGTGTGCGAAAACGATAAGGTTGTTATTGACGTGGAGAACCATATGGAGGGAATGGAAGTGACCATCCATTGGCACGGTATATGGCAACGTGGTTCGCAATACTATGATGGTGTACCGTTCGTCACCCAGTGTCCCATTCAGCAAGGTAATACTTTCCGTTATCAGTGGACAGGAAATGCTGGCACACACTTCTGGCACGCCCACACAGGTCTTCAGAAACTGGATGGACTTTACGGTAGCGTTGTTGTCCGTCAGCCCCCCTCTAGAGACCCGAACTCGCATCTATATGATTTCGATTTGACCACTCATATAATGCTTATAAGCGACTGGTTGCATGAGGATGCTGCAGAACGCTATCCTGGCCGTCTGGCCGTCAACACAGGTCAAGATCCTGAATCAATGCTGATTAATGGCAAGGGCCAGTTCCGCGACCCCAACACTGGTTTCATGACCAATACACCGCTCGAAATATTTACGATTACACCCGGCCGTCGTTACCGTTTCCGTATGATTAATGCGTTtgcctctgtctgtccggCCCAAGTGACGATAGAGGGTCATGGTATGACTGTTATTGCGACTGATGGTGAGCCTGTTCATCCTGTTGATGTCAACACAATCATTTCCTTCTCAG GCGAGCGATACGATTTCGTTATCACTGCGGATCAGCCCGTAGGAGCATATTGGATACAATTACGTGGCCTTGGTGAGTGCGGCATTCGTCGTGCTCAACAGCTTGCAATTCTACGATACGCCCGTGGTCCATATCAGCCTGCGTCGGCTCCCCCAACATACGATGTAGGAATACCTCAGGGTGTG GTCATGAATCCCCTGGATGCTCAATGCAACCGTCAACGGAACGATGCCATATGCGTGAGTCAATTGAAAAACGCTCTTGAAATAGATCGCGGAATTTTGGCAGAGAAGCCAGACGTGAAGATTTTCCTGCCGTTCCGATTCTTTGTATACCGTGCAGAGGATCTTTTCCAGCCAAACACATATAACAGATTTCTGG TGGCACCCACGGGAGATCATGTTATTTCGCTTATCGACGAAATATCCTATCTTTCTGCACCAGCGCCACTCACATCGCAGTACAGTGACATTAACCCCGAACAATTCTGCAACGGCGACAATCGACCAGCCGACTGTGGACCGAATTGCATGTGCACTCATAAGATCGATATACCTCTTAATGCTATTGTGGAAGTTGTTTTGGTGGACGAAG tgcAACAACCAAACCTGTCCCATCCATTCCATTTGCACGGGTACGGGTTCAGTGTTATTGGTATTGGCCGATCGCCTGATTCATCAGTAAAGAAAATTAATCTAAAGCATGCTTTAGACTTAGACAGACGGGGACTTTTGCACAGACAGTATAATTTGCCACCGACTAAGGATACGATTGCGGTGCCAAACAATGGCTATGTCGTGCTCCGCTTCAGGGCCGATAATCCCG GCTTCTGGCTTTTTCACTGTCATTTTCTATTCCACATCGTTATTGgtatgaatttaattttgcagGTCGGCACTAACGCTGACCTGCCACCCGTGCCTCCAGGTTTTCCAACATGTGGCGATCACACTCCACCCATACCCATAAAttag